From the genome of Phalacrocorax carbo chromosome 5, bPhaCar2.1, whole genome shotgun sequence:
CCTGGTGCTCTCGCAGGACCACACCATCCGGCAGCAGATCCAGCGGCTCCGCGAGCTGGACCGGGAGATCGACAGGTACGAGGCCAAGATCCACCTGGACCGCATGAAGCGGCACGGCGTCAATTACGTGCAGGACACCTACCTGGtgggggccggcggcggggagccggAGCCGGGCCGGGAGCCGGGCCGGGAGCCgggcggggcagcccagcccgccgccggccgccccgaGGAGGACTACGCCAGGAAGTGCGAGgaggtgctgcagctgcaggagcagcgggcgcagcaggaggagctgctggagcaccTGGCCGCCGAGATCCAGGAGGAGCTCAACGAGCGCTGGATGaagcggcggcgggaggagctggagctggcggcggggcccggcctgGCCGACACGGACTGCGACACCACGGAGctgagcggcggcggcgagggcgAGCTGCACCTGGAGCACGAGCGGGTCAAGAcccagctgagcaccagcctcTACATCGGCCTCAAGCTGAGCACGGACCTGGAGGCCGTCAAGACCGACCTGGACTACACGCAGCGGGCGTGGGAGGACAAGGAGCGAGAGCTGCAGCGCTTGCTGGAGACGCTGGGCACCCTGGACGTGGCGGAGGCGCCGGCGGAgccgcggggcgcggcgggcggggggcggccggcggcggggggcggcagcgCGGCCGGCTGGGTGGAGCAGGCGCGGGCGCTGCGCAAGGACCGGGCCGACGACGGCGAGGACTCGGACACGGGGCTGAGCTCCATGCACAGCCAGGACTCGGACTCGGTGCCCGTCTGCGAGTCCCTCGTTTAGCCCCCGGCCGCGCAGCCGGGCCCCGCGGCGccggggatggagggagggcgGGCTCCGGCCCGGCCCGCATCGCCACCGGCGGGGtccctgcccgctgcccccgccgccggtGCGGGGCGGGCGGAGCGAGgctgccgggggtgggggggcgggaaaCGTCCCGGTGCGGGAGGCAGTCACACAGAGGAAACATCTTAATTTTAGCTCCCGAGTTTAAACTTGTTCTAACTAGTCATCCGCGGGCAGCGTTTAGGCTGGCTCGCCGGTACTTTTATCTAAGGAAGAGAAACCCACAGCGCGGTTGCGTTTCGGTCACGTCTGGGATTGCTcgctcctcctctgctgccgCCTGCTCCCCTCCGAAGGTTTTCTTGCTGGGCCTTCAGTGCCGCGGTTCCCCACGCCATCCCCACTGCTGCACAGGGTCCGCCCTATCAGCTCTTTGCGAGTAGAAGCTCGGGACGCGCTCTCCGTAGCATAGAGCAGTTACCTCCGTGACAGCTTCTCAGCATCGCGAAGTCAgactggggggtgggggaagagttGGAGTGGCTGTCATTTACAAATGCATCCGGCTCCTTTACAAAAAGTCACCAGGACTAAAGCTGCTGATCATTTAAACACTAGGGAGGCAAAGAGGTGTCAATACTACCGAAACTGACACAGGGATCTCCCAGCCCGCAAGCTTTTGGAAGGTACTGCCCTTCCTTTTGGCAACAAAAAGGGGTGATAAAtcactttttaagaaaaagaacaaatcaaaAAACATTAACATGTTGTATTAACTCTGCTCTGCATAGTGCTTTTTCTTATGCATAGATAAGAGCGCTTTGGTTAAAGGCATACTAAGAAATCTATGAGTATCAATGTTCATTTGACAGTCATTGAAAGTAATTAGCAGCGCGTGTGTGTACACAGCCTTCAACTACGTTTTTTTCACTAGGCTAGCTGAGATTTGGCTGGGCTTGGTTGTAAATAAACAGAGTACAGAATCAGCTTGAGCTACTGTTTTTAATAATACAGTTCATATCAGGCCAAGAGATACAATGATAAAAGCATGACTCAAGCCCTACCTGCACTACAGCTTAATCTTTTCAGttattccaattaaaaaaaaaaggcatcagcTGGAACATGCATTTCATCTGACTGCCAAGTCTTCCTCTGGAACTTAACTCTTACCAAAAATATATTATATGCTCTTACAATGAGAGACATTAAGGATTCTTGTATTCCAGAATAATAGCAGAAACAGTTTAAGCAGTGGGAGTGTAGAGAATGTTTAGTCAGGTCCGACTGATGGTATGAACATCTTAAAACTTCTGAGATTATTATTTATGTAAGGCTATTTATGAgagttttcattaaaacagtAAGAAACTGTCAAAAGAGGTACACTAATAGACCagttctttattttcaaaaacaccCTTGCAGCTTCCTTACCCAAAGACCAGGTTCCATTCTTTCACAGTGTTCCTGTGGTAGGAATTCTGTTGGGCAACACAAGAACAGACTCTGCAACCAGTCAGTTTGAAAGCAATCGGAGAAATACTGTCTGGATTTGTTGAGGCTGTACAATTCCCTGTAAGCTATCATTCTTGAGAAATGTTCTTCTACTGAATGGGTCTCAGTTATAACAAACCatggtttattttaaacactgatTATATAgttgtttttcatattttagtCAACCTTGGAGAATATTTAAGAACCTATTTTTAGAGCTAATAAAACTCTTAAGACTAAATGAGTGTTCCAAATTGAGTGTGATTAAATCTCTATCTATCTCAGGTCTGGGGTTGTGTTGTGTTATCTTGTGGTGCCATTTACCCTCTGGCAAAGCGAGTAGAAAGATACACCAAGTCAGACCTCTCCGGTCTGTCTCATGACAGCATTGCCCCCTCATCTCCTGATGGCACCAGGGGCTCCCTCAGGCAGAAGTAACAGAGCGCGCGTTCCTCACATCTAGTCACGGCGGGGTAGCGTAGTGGCATTTAGAAGTGTTGGCGCATGTCTAGTGTGAGGAATTTCACCCCActctgcaattaaaaatatttatatggaaGTAGAGCTGGAGAATAAGTTGGGGGGTGGGGATACACATTGTTGCATGGCATTATATTAACCCGCACGGATGGTAATGCGTGGGTGATGCAAGTACCTGTTGATACTTTTTCCAGGGACTGATGTAAGCAATAAACCTGAAATCGCTTTACGCAAGTTCTCCCAT
Proteins encoded in this window:
- the RASSF10 gene encoding ras association domain-containing protein 10, with product MEPEERKISVWICQEEKLISGLSRRTTCSDVVRVLLEDSHHRRQRPALPEPGGGMLSGPPHSYCIVEKWRGFERILPNKTKILRLWVAWGDEQENVRFVLVRSEASLPNAGPRSAEARVVLSKERPGHGLGAARASLALTQERQRRVVRKAFRKLAKINKKRQQPLAREASSAERMETLVHLVLSQDHTIRQQIQRLRELDREIDRYEAKIHLDRMKRHGVNYVQDTYLVGAGGGEPEPGREPGREPGGAAQPAAGRPEEDYARKCEEVLQLQEQRAQQEELLEHLAAEIQEELNERWMKRRREELELAAGPGLADTDCDTTELSGGGEGELHLEHERVKTQLSTSLYIGLKLSTDLEAVKTDLDYTQRAWEDKERELQRLLETLGTLDVAEAPAEPRGAAGGGRPAAGGGSAAGWVEQARALRKDRADDGEDSDTGLSSMHSQDSDSVPVCESLV